One window of Saccharomyces mikatae IFO 1815 strain IFO1815 genome assembly, chromosome: 8 genomic DNA carries:
- the OCA5 gene encoding Oca5p (similar to Saccharomyces cerevisiae OCA5 (YHL029C); ancestral locus Anc_4.19), whose amino-acid sequence MHDKKSPMANSHYLKNLKQQFRNKNLIETTIHLVECNDHDSLAFLARTYGIPPQLRHLVWPILLKYHPMCISPNIISNTISWDPITNDFILNDPFLKSKNSINEQDKSGDENILPYDIESVILHDLKKYFHSRSNPAASSSNSNTNTNNVATPTPASSSDASTVSSMEVLSPSLDYEFQIIETLKNAIVKFLLKWSKIFKYESGLAWIALGLAEWYPIYPYETMSSFNETRSFYDVEDYIVLSGRKHALLSTSNNGNSKNTSNNTNGNNTNITSGMNNLSINTNTSLHNSPYISHTLSYLYKEYPLPFELRSKLPTTPIFSFSALFERLALVILHCPDTILAHKQLKNDSNPSSSSKTNSNFNTNYFPIISGGDLSFQTQVFFKVFSSILPELYQPLTEESSLQPSSSRNSWLYWWLKCSGSKALQRQDRGRVWDLLLGWRPKPNMNTINFFLNYNDKKMDHLYHDTPQCDNEQYWMKDWIALYNNDPFWFPDLDSMTLGSKKFPYDYSVFKELLLRNKYGGTQSKTQTEDTVPSSNSDSNDKSELKLPFSSIDPHMQLIFIFIAILQFNEFKLLEFEEAEISEFLNNVPLLTKFDDSSYRKLYENTESSITSLPSSPTTSTMASLQSNSNSSTHISNYHMLIEVGNDAKASHCFDDLLNMAGDIWRKWLWRELEESSL is encoded by the coding sequence ATGCATGACAAGAAGTCGCCTATGGCGAACTCTCACTACttaaagaatttgaaacagCAGTTTCGCAACAAAAACCTGATTGAAACGACAATTCATCTGGTAGAATGTAATGACCATGATTCGCTGGCATTTCTAGCGAGAACATATGGAATTCCACCGCAGTTGCGACACCTGGTATGGCCGATCTTGTTGAAATACCATCCAATGTGTATCTCACCAAACATTATATCTAATACTATTTCTTGGGACCCTATAACCAATGACTTCATACTCAATGACCCTTTCCTGAAAAGTAAGAATTCCATTAATGAGCAAGATAAGAGTGGCgatgaaaatattctgCCGTATGATATCGAATCTGTCATTCTGCATGACTTGAAAAAGTACTTCCATTCTAGATCTAATCCTGCTGCCTCATCGAGCAATAGCAATACAAACACCAACAATGTTGCCACTCCAACCCCCGCATCATCTTCAGACGCTTCTACTGTCTCTTCTATGGAGGTTCTATCTCCCTCATTGGACTATGAATTCCAGATCATCGAGACCTTGAAAAACGCCATCGTGAAGTTCTTACTAAAGTGGtccaaaatcttcaaatacGAAAGCGGTCTTGCCTGGATCGCCCTGGGACTGGCTGAATGGTACCCCATCTATCCCTATGAAACGATGTCTTCTTTCAACGAGACTCGTTCATTTTATGACGTGGAGGATTATATAGTTTTGAGCGGTAGAAAACACGCTCTTTTAAGCACTAGCAATAACGGAAATAGCAAGAATACTAGCAATAACACGAACGGTAATAACACGAATATAACGTCAGGCATGAACAACCTGAGCATCAACACGAATACCAGTTTACACAACTCTCCATACATTTCTCATACGTTATCATACTTGTATAAAGAGTATCCATTGCCTTTCGAACTTCGATCTAAATTACCCACAACACCAATTTTCTCATTCAGTgctctttttgaaagacTAGCTCTTGTCATTTTGCACTGTCCTGACACCATATTAGCACACAAACAGCTGAAGAATGACTCCAACCCATCTTCTAGCTCGAAGACAAACTCTAACTTCAACACAAATTATTTTCCTATTATATCAGGTGGCGATCTTTCATTTCAAACacaagttttttttaagGTTTTCTCCTCAATACTGCCTGAGCTCTACCAGCCTCTGACAGAAGAATCTTCATTACAACCTTCATCATCAAGGAACTCCTGGCTGTATTGGTGGTTAAAGTGCTCTGGATCCAAGGCCTTACAAAGACAGGATAGAGGGCGCGTATGGGATTTGCTGCTCGGTTGGAGGCCCAAACCAAACATGAACacaataaattttttcttgaattataacgataaaaaaatggatcaCCTTTATCATGATACACCACAGTGTGACAACGAGCAGTACTGGATGAAAGATTGGATAGCTCTGTACAATAATGACCCCTTTTGGTTCCCAGATCTGGATAGTATGACACTCGGTTCCAAAAAATTTCCCTACGATTATAGTgtcttcaaagaattacTTTTGAGGAATAAATACGGGGGTACTCAAAGTAAAACTCAAACAGAAGATACCGTGCCATCTTCCAATAGTGATTCAAATGACAAGTCGGAATTAAAATTACCGTTCTCTTCTATTGATCCTCATATGCAATtgatctttatttttattgcaATTTTGCAATTTAATGAGTTTAAACTATTAGAGTTTGAAGAAGCGGAAATTTCAGAGTTTTTAAATAACGTTCCTTTATTGACAAAGTTTGATGATTCTTCCTATAGGAAGTTATACGAGAATACTGAATCGAGCATAACTAGCCTGCCTTCATCACCAACTACTTCCACGATGGCCTCATTGCAATCCAATTCCAACTCAAGCACACATATCTCCAATTATCACATGTTGATTGAAGTTGGTAATGATGCTAAAGCTTCGCATTGTTTTGATGATCTGTTAAACATGGCGGGGGATATCTGGAGAAAGTGGCTATGGAGAGAGTTAGAGGAAAGCTCACTTTAA
- the WSC4 gene encoding Wsc4p (similar to Saccharomyces cerevisiae WSC4 (YHL028W); ancestral locus Anc_4.20) — translation MQTSIMSIKLNIWLVCSAICACVVQASQSVCSSQNTATTDGVRDQFQSNGWCSNNCAGHQFAIVQGFMCWCGDSEPSTQTSVNDCSGTCPGYGYEDCGNADKDLFGYIYLGQEPLSSLDSVETSTVSSTNSFSSGATSSLTSTLVSTTASLALKSTSTTLLAPTSISTTSVTPTLMSVTSSTSTSTSTSSSTPVTTSTTSSTTTRTTSTAPTTTRTTSSAPTTTSTTSSAPTTTSEISSTTTSTTSSVPITTSTTLSALTTTSTSSSTTAPMSTTSSRTDVPSTTVTYTSISASPTTSIITSVNLQTSLKYSVTTVTSIHTMDTNVSEITSRYLTMTKIITQIYSSLPTETSISPVVTTSAGVGGRITNNNNNSNSTNSNSVPTNKSTDKKGYWHSPGKIAATFVVVGVVCLVIICVLVYMIYHYRTRPARKAQDFENEYQSKFPQSKYPNEMTTTTLHTPSPSSNSTFSTPRLIYTDEKGQIMSQSPSPRQSTHSLTAGSPLNDPSALASPFRDPTLSRRASTFFQSPIQKHYEKMESNVTLGQDTVLVDQRLDPSKMLNTIVNDDATNHSTISLSDNVDYSRRVLRVMNE, via the coding sequence ATGCAGACGTCAATAATGAGTATAAAACTGAATATATGGCTGGTATGTAGTGCGATATGTGCTTGTGTGGTACAGGCCTCACAATCAGTGTGCTCGTCCCAAAATACAGCGACCACTGACGGTGTACGAGATCAATTTCAGAGCAATGGGTGGTGTTCAAATAACTGTGCGGGTCATCAGTTTGCCATCGTACAGGGGTTCATGTGCTGGTGCGGTGATTCAGAACCGAGCACTCAGACATCTGTGAATGATTGTAGTGGTACATGTCCTGGGTATGGTTATGAAGACTGCGGGAATGCGGATAAGGATCTTTTCGGTTACATATACTTGGGACAGGAGCCGTTAAGCTCACTAGATAGTGTGGAAACGTCAACAGTGTCCAGCACAAACAGCTTCAGTAGTGGTGCTACCAGTAGCCTTACAAGTACTTTGGTGTCCACCACAGCATCACTGGCTCTAAAGTCAACAAGTACGACTTTATTGGCACCCACATCAATCAGTACGACGTCAGTAACGCCTACATTAATGAGTGTAACATCATCCACTTCCACATCGACAAGCACGTCGTCGTCTACCCCTGTTACAACCAGCACAACCTCATCGACTACAACCAGAACAACTTCAACGGCCCCTACTACAACCCGCACAACTTCATCGGCTCCTACTACAACCAGTACAACTTCATCGGCTCCTACTACGACAAGTGAAATCTCATCGACTACAACCAGCACAACTTCATCGGTTCCTATCACGACAAGTACAACTTTATCGGCACTCACTACGACGAGTACGTCTTCCTCTACTACAGCGCCAATGAGTACAACATCTTCCCGTACAGATGTACCAAGCACCACGGTGACTTATACCAGTATTTCTGCCTCTCCAACAACGTCCATCATAACTTCGGTGAACCTGCAGACTTCCCTTAAGTATTCTGTAACAACAGTGACTTCTATTCACACTATGGACACAAATGTTTCGGAAATTACTTCAAGATATCTCACTATGACAAAGATAATAACGCAAATATATTCCTCTTTACCCACTGAAACGTCCATTTCGCCAGTGGTCACTACGTCTGCCGGTGTTGGTGGTAGAATtaccaacaataataataacagtaaTAGCACTAACAGTAATAGCGTACCAACTAACAAGTCTACAGATAAGAAGGGTTATTGGCATTCCCCGGGGAAAATAGCAGCTACTTTTGTGGTTGTGGGAGTGGTATGTTTGGTAATCATATGCGTATTAGTATACATGATATACCACTATAGAACAAGGCCAGCACGGAAGGCCCAAGACTTCGAGAACGAATACCAGAGTAAGTTTCCCCAGTCCAAGTATCCAAATGAAATGACTACTACCACACTACACACGCCTTCGCCATCGTCAAATTCTACTTTCTCTACTCCGAGACTGATATATACCGATGAAAAAGGGCAAATTATGTCCCAATCACCTTCTCCACGCCAATCTACGCATTCGTTGACTGCAGGCAGTCCACTAAACGACCCAAGCGCGCTGGCAAGCCCATTTCGTGACCCCACCCTCTCCAGAAGAGCTTCTACTTTCTTCCAATCACCCATCCAAAAacattatgaaaaaatggaatctaACGTCACTCTCGGCCAAGACACAGTACTGGTAGATCAAAGACTGGATCCAAGTAAGATGCTCAACACTATAGTGAATGATGATGCAACAAATCACTCTACAATCTCATTATCGGATAACGTAGACTACTCTAGGAGGGTACTGCGTGTAATGAACGAATGA
- the RIM101 gene encoding alkaline-responsive transcriptional regulator RIM101 (similar to Saccharomyces cerevisiae RIM101 (YHL027W); ancestral locus Anc_4.21), which produces MVPLEDLLNKDNSTASPQDKRSHLVDDRTSFSNAMKTDGLPSPNLSKRSSDSSKKPRITCTTEGIGLKGQEDGRLSPGSASSSCLPYHSSSHLSTPPYDLLGASAGSPDTPSSSDSSSSSPLAQGHNQADDEDEMDNDGDSEDITLYCKWENCGMIFNQPELLYNHLCHDHVGRKSHKNLQLNCHWSDCTTKTEKRDHITSHLRVHVPLKPFGCSTCSKKFKRPQDLKKHLKIHLENGGILKRKRGPKLGSKRSTKKNKRGTNGSVTSRPASLHSTINGSFKSHSTSPQILPPLPMGMTQRLLPQQEQQQQQQPISLSQLCSDELSQYKPVYSPQLSARLQTILPPLFYNNGMMVNRGANGQGMHIYEEGCSKKSIASATQFFTKLSRNMTNNYILQQSGSCVLPTSSPGHIPMAQTSYVQPPNASPYQPVQGGCSVTATTNIANYVPTQLTKYPTGSSVTEHLPPLHSPTTGNVLNRQPQHAAPHYPPVRVLPSYSSAGCSILPPLQAKIPMLPSRHSMADETPFKPNWEFSLNQKSCTNDIILSKLASEESDNESDMEDDFVEVLGIVNIIKDYLLCCVMEDFEDEGSEDEDEDDTFLRESLEKLSLQSQMGTNSVRILTKYPKILV; this is translated from the coding sequence ATGGTTCCATTGGAAGATCTGCTTAATAAAGATAATAGCACAGCCTCACCTCAGGACAAACGGAGCCACTTAGTAGATGACAGAACAAGTTTTTCCAATGCCATGAAGACGGATGGGCTACCCAGTCCCAATCTATCTAAAAGGTCTTCTGACAGTTCGAAGAAACCTAGAATTACATGTACCACGGAAGGTATTGGCTTGAAAGGGCAAGAAGATGGCCGGTTATCACCAGGCAGtgcttcttcatcttgcTTGCCATATCATAGTTCTTCACACTTGAGTACGCCACCGTATGATTTATTGGGTGCTTCGGCAGGTTCACCCGACACACCATCTTCCTCTGACTCCTCCTCGTCCTCGCCGTTGGCACAAGGGCATAACCAGGcggatgatgaagatgaaatggATAACGACGGTGATTCAGAAGACATAACACTATACTGCAAGTGGGAAAATTGCGGCATGATTTTCAACCAACCTGAGTTGCTGTACAATCATCTGTGCCATGATCATGTCGGTAGGAAATCGCACAAAAATTTACAGCTGAACTGCCATTGGAGCGATTGTACTACAAAAACGGAGAAAAGAGACCACATTACTTCACACTTAAGAGTTCATGTACCATTGAAACCTTTTGGATGTTCCACTTGCTCTAAAAAGTTTAAGCGTCCGcaagatttgaagaagcatttgaaaattcatttgGAGAATGGCGGCATTTTAAAGCGGAAAAGAGGCCCCAAGTTGGGCTCAAAGAGAAGCAccaagaagaacaagagaGGCACAAATGGTTCAGTGACGTCTCGTCCTGCATCGCTTCACTCTACAATAAATGGTAGCTTTAAGTCACATTCAACTTCTCCACAGATTTTACCCCCCTTGCCCATGGGTATGACCCAACGTTTACTTCCACAACAGgagcaacaacagcaacaacagccAATTTCCCTGAGCCAGTTGTGTTCAGACGAACTATCTCAATATAAACCAGTCTATTCTCCGCAATTGAGTGCCAGATTGCAAACAATCTTGCCGCCATTATTCTACAATAATGGCATGATGGTGAACCGAGGTGCCAATGGTCAGGGAatgcatatatatgagGAAGGATGTTCCAAGAAGTCTATAGCAAGCGCTACTCAATTCTTTACCAAACTATCCAGGAATATGACGAATAACTATATTCTACAACAAAGCGGTAGCTGCGTTTTGCCTACGTCATCACCCGGACACATCCCCATGGCACAAACAAGCTATGTTCAGCCACCTAATGCTTCCCCATACCAACCTGTTCAAGGTGGCTGCTCGGTCACTGCTACTACGAACATAGCAAACTATGTGCCAACACAGTTAACGAAGTATCCAACCGGTAGTTCGGTTACCGAACATTTACCACCTTTGCATTCACCCACTACGGGTAATGTTCTGAATCGCCAACCACAACATGCCGCGCCACACTATCCACCTGTTCGTGTCCTGCCCAGCTACTCTTCTGCTGGCTGTTCCATATTACCTCCTCTACAAGCGAAGATACCAATGTTGCCATCGCGTCATTCAATGGCGGATGAAACTCCGTTCAAACCGAATTGGGAATTTAGtttaaatcaaaaaagTTGTACTAATGATATCATCCTGAGTAAACTTGCAAGTGAAGAATCAGACAATGAAAGCGATATGGAGGATGATTTCGTAGAAGTATTGGGTATAGTGAATATCATCAAAGACTATTTGTTATGTTGTGTCatggaagattttgaagacGAAGGAAGCGAggacgaagatgaagatgacacATTCTTACGAGAATCATTAGAGAAATTGAGTTTGCAAAGCCAAATGGGAACTAACTCGGTACGTATCCTAACCAAGTACCCAAAAATATTGGTATGA
- the SMKI08G0170 gene encoding uncharacterized protein (similar to Saccharomyces cerevisiae YHL026C; ancestral locus Anc_4.24) encodes MKPTAPAPATQAGVRNSFWFIIFYLFVIQALGSAIISGGIEFAIAYAMYHSRVDLITLWAFPHTISGDCALSLFIQVGLTWASEEILVGFDDYKRPVFRLNKWITKPLPLGNDSNEEILPPRKRFIVDYFESKDNVILKQNTLYMNHNWLFAYLEINRGIIPKGNEATLKDFLMSQFIHDDSRSKLVNFIEWFVQKFIRSMILAIVMFIVIWPVTMGILAGIGHKIGSHDYYFNDYPLPQVMKLIYAVVIALISTPVTIIVIVLRNQFYEELYYEGLENGTLQQDQGNCIAGNNSSGSTDQDISTTKQLSAEAIAEAMA; translated from the coding sequence ATGAAACCAACTGCGCCAGCGCCAGCGACCCAGGCTGGGGTCAGAAACTCCTTTTggttcatcatcttctacCTTTTTGTCATCCAAGCGCTAGGTTCTGCCATAATCTCAGGCGGCATCGAGTTCGCCATTGCATATGCCATGTACCATTCCCGTGTAGATCTGATCACTTTATGGGCATTTCCTCATACTATCTCGGGAGATTGTGCACTGAGTCTGTTCATTCAGGTCGGTCTCACATGGGCTAGCGAGGAAATTTTGGTTGGATTCGATGATTATAAGAGACCAGTTTTCAGATTGAATAAATGGATCACGAAGCCATTGCCATTGGGGAACGACTCTAACGAAGAGATACTACCCCCCAGAAAGCGCTTTATTGTGGATTACTTCGAATCTAAGGATAACGTGATTTTGAAACAGAATACTCTCTATATGAATCATAATTGGCTCTTTGCCTACTTAGAGATAAACAGAGGAATTATTCCAAAGGGAAACGAAGCTACgttgaaagattttctCATGTCTCAGTTTATTCATGATGACTCCCGTTCAAAACTCGTGAATTTTATCGAATGGTTTGTGCAGAAATTCATCAGATCCATGATCCTTGCGATTGTCATGTTTATTGTCATTTGGCCCGTTACAATGGGTATCCTTGCTGGTATAGGTCATAAGATCGGGTCTCATGATTACTACTTCAACGACTATCCACTACCGCAGGTTATGAAGCTGATTTATGCCGTCGTGATTGCATTAATATCGACTCCAGTCACTATCATCGTCATTGTGTtaagaaatcaattttaTGAAGAGCTATACTATGAAGGCTTAGAAAATGGTACTCTACAACAGGATCAAGGAAATTGCATTGCGGGTAATAATAGTTCGGGATCGACCGACCAAGACATTAGCACAACCAAACAACTATCTGCAGAAGCAATAGCAGAAGCAATGGCATAA
- the SNF6 gene encoding Snf6p (similar to Saccharomyces cerevisiae SNF6 (YHL025W); ancestral locus Anc_4.27): MGVVKKKRSHHGKASRQQYYTGVQVGGVSSMGVINNNIPSLTSFAEENNYQYGYGGSSAGMNGRTLTYAQQQLNKQRQDFERVRLRPEQLSNIIHDESDTISFRSNLLKNFISSNEAFNMLSLTTVPCDRIERSRVFSDQTMRYLVQKQHELKSHAAEVEEKPPAPLKYTDRIAAAENGTYSSKDLIDSVFEQGSRLRHQRDSIVVHRDDSALVGTLRGDLREAPADYWTHAYREVLAQYHEAKHRIRQKEATVSEGHNEASLQQQHSQQQQQVAATVAPSSPHSTAAQKERVPAVEEDPLENMFGDYTNEPFNTNFDDEFGDLDAVFF; encoded by the coding sequence ATGGGTGTtgtcaagaagaaaagatcgCATCATGGCAAGGCTTCGCGCCAACAATACTACACCGGGGTACAGGTCGGGGGAGTAAGCAGCATGGGCGTGATAAACAATAATATCCCGTCATTGACGAGCTTTGCCGAGGAAAACAACTACCAGTACGGATACGGCGGCTCTAGTGCGGGCATGAATGGCAGGACGCTTACTTACGCACAACAACAGCTTAACAAGCAAAGACAGGACTTCGAACGAGTACGACTTAGACCGGAACAGCTCAGCAATATCATACATGACGAGAGCGACACGATATCGTTCCGATCCAATCTTCTAAAGAACTTTATAAGCTCGAACGAAGCATTCAATATGCTGAGTTTGACGACGGTACCGTGCGACAGAATTGAGAGGTCTAGAGTGTTCAGTGACCAGACGATGAGATATCTCGTGCAAAAACAGCACGAGTTGAAATCACACGCTGCAGAAGTGGAAGAAAAACCACCAGCGCCACTTAAATACACCGATCGCATTGCAGCTGCAGAGAACGGAACCTATAGCTCAAAGGACTTAATAGACTCTGTCTTCGAGCAAGGCAGCCGTTTGAGGCATCAGAGGGATAGCATTGTCGTGCATCGTGATGATTCCGCCCTAGTGGGCACGCTTCGCGGCGATCTCCGGGAAGCGCCCGCGGACTACTGGACCCATGCCTACAGGGAAGTTTTGGCACAATACCACGAAGCCAAGCACCGCATCAGGCAAAAGGAAGCAACTGTAAGCGAAGGGCACAATGAAGCGAGCTTGCAGCAGCAACATTCtcaacagcagcaacaagtAGCTGCTACGGTTGCCCCGTCAAGTCCTCATTCAACTGCAGCGCAGAAGGAACGGGTACCCGCCGTGGAGGAGGACCCACTGGAGAACATGTTTGGAGATTATACTAATGAGCCGTTCAACACAAATTTCGATGATGAGTTTGGAGATCTCGATGCAGTGTTTTTCTGA
- the RIM4 gene encoding Rim4p (similar to Saccharomyces cerevisiae RIM4 (YHL024W); ancestral locus Anc_4.33) has protein sequence MKTEITTADSLRDPHSNGLKADSELVIREDIDQFLPSEVSSMDSDHQNDDEDSDTDSDNFLQDPEDDLDEDTSGKDAVTTTSTSTESRGRPSSCIFVASLAAALSDDELCLSVTENFKKYGDLARVKVLRDNANRPYAFVQYNNDHDAKHALIRAQGTLLNGRRLRCEPAKVNRTLYLKNRQSIDFNEITLICEKFGGLEQIVPDRTDNQYTRRYTYPISSANSWFVQFVYRDDAIRAYANLRTDPNWIIEWAQNINVPKNYNLLHKSKFKSSKYHQVNDAVNNDYDNDNNDSNNDSNSENPRRNGAIMEEEECENGNGSDLDEKLTCDGVDYDEDKDSEITIDKKSIFVGQLDKETTREELDRRFSTHGTIQDINLIFKPTNIFAFIKYETEEAAAAALESENHAIFLNKTMHVQYKEVGGRHNRKFSGKNGGSHFNHHQYFSTRSGKTFTGPELNLAPPPINMYRKMCGGSQQESENMMSYMPIGPMPMGPPPPNAANLNDFEMFPPSYTTFMKGMMPLRRKSMPNSWSSPSSKSVHSENESVNGGDENSELPSEIPESSGRYNAANSFTTYNNSSAGSSNNNNNNNNNNNNNKSLYKKRYTRRSSYGYNEVPPKPYYFQPYYYHPMQYHMGPMSPLHPSQNSAGNHHPYMMVYPMPPPPPSALDGNMMPPPINVSQSHAVNHSSTHIHANEFVPNDTGDINEDNKASYNLDY, from the coding sequence atgaaaacagAAATCACCACAGCGGATTCCCTTCGTGATCCTCACTCAAATGGACTTAAAGCCGACTCTGAGCTGGTTATCAGAGAGGATATTGACCAATTTTTGCCTTCGGAAGTATCTTCCATGGATTCAGACCATCAAAACGACGATGAGGATTCAGACACTGATAGTGACAACTTTTTGCAAGACCCTGAGGACGACTTGGATGAAGATACTTCTGGAAAAGATGCAGTCACTACCACGTCTACATCCACTGAGTCAAGAGGCCGCCCATCTTCTTGTATCTTCGTGGCAAGCCTGGCGGCAGCGCTATCCGATGACGAATTATGTCTGTCGGTGacagaaaatttcaaaaagtatGGTGATTTGGCTAGAGTTAAAGTTTTGCGCGATAATGCCAATAGGCCATATGCTTTCGTTCAATATAATAACGACCATGACGCTAAACACGCTTTGATTCGTGCTCAGGGCACTCTACTAAATGGCAGAAGATTGCGTTGTGAACCGGCAAAAGTGAACAGGACTTTGTACTTGAAAAACCGGCAAAGTATTGACTTTAATGAAATCACTCTAAtttgtgaaaaatttggtgGTTTGGAACAAATTGTTCCCGATAGAACTGATAATCAATATACAAGGAGGTATACTTACCCGATCTCTTCGGCTAATTCCTGGTTTGTTCAATTCGTTTACAGAGACGATGCGATTAGAGCTTACGCCAATTTACGAACGGATCCAAACTGGATAATCGAATGGGCACAAAATATTAATGTGCCAAAAAATTACAACCTTTTACACAAAagcaaattcaaaagttcgAAATATCACCAAGTCAATGATGCTGTTAATAATGATtatgataatgataataatgatagtAATAATGATAGTAATAGCGAGAATCCAAGGAGGAATGGTGCCAttatggaagaagaagaatgcGAAAATGGAAATGGGAGTGATttggatgaaaaattaacaTGTGATGGTGTTGATTATGACGAGGATAAAGATTCCGAGATCacaattgataaaaaatccaTTTTTGTTGGTCAGTTAGACAAAGAAACCACTAGGGAGGAATTGGATAGGAGATTTTCGACTCATGGTACAATCCAAGATATTAATTTAATCTTCAAACCAACAAATATATTTGCTTTTATCAAATATGAAACTGAGgaagctgctgctgctgctttGGAAAGTGAAAACCATGCAATATTCTTGAATAAAACAATGCATGTCCAATATAAGGAAGTAGGTGGCCGCCACAATAGAAAGTTCTCTGGTAAGAATGGTGGCAGCCACTTtaatcatcatcaatatttcAGCACTAGATCTGGAAAAACTTTCACGGGGCCAGAATTGAACTTAGCACCGCCACCAATCAATATGTACAGGAAAATGTGTGGAGGATCCCAGCAGGAAAGCGAAAATATGATGTCATATATGCCTATAGGACCTATGCCTATGGGGCCTCCACCACCTAATGCCGCTAATTTGAATGATTTTGAGATGTTCCCACCAAGCTACACCACGTTTATGAAGGGAATGATGCCATTAAGACGTAAGTCTATGCCCAATTCCTGgtcttctccttcttccAAGAGTGTACATTCAGAAAATGAAAGTGTTAATGGTGGTGATGAGAATTCTGAGCTGCCTTCAGAAATTCCTGAATCATCTGGTAGATATAATGCAGCCAATTCTTTCACCACATACAATAATTCCTCAGCAGGAAGCtccaataataataataataataataataataataataataataaatctCTATACAAGAAACGTTATACAAGAAGGTCAAGTTACGGATACAATGAAGTACCACCAAAACCATACTATTTCCAGCCTTATTACTATCATCCAATGCAATACCATATGGGGCCAATGAGTCCGTTGCATCCTTCTCAAAACTCCGCCGGAAATCACCATCCATATATGATGGTGTATCCCATGCCACCTCCCCCACCCTCTGCGTTGGATGGAAATATGATGCCCCCACCAATAAACGTGAGCCAATCTCATGCCGTTAATCATAGCAGCACACATATTCATGCAAACGAATTTGTGCCAAATGATACGGGTGACATAAATGAAGATAATAAAGCTTCTTATAATTTAGACTACTAA